In Zingiber officinale cultivar Zhangliang chromosome 8B, Zo_v1.1, whole genome shotgun sequence, a single genomic region encodes these proteins:
- the LOC122016582 gene encoding uncharacterized protein LOC122016582 isoform X2 — MAGRNKQHDHGSEPRGPPNPVDALRRRLTWLSVFPLLYLSASAAVYAYRERGDPWSLGFVLFSYSDLLALFYCLGRFERAAEGEGTTEQRRRLKAVIWALAAALMAGFSFRVSAVLPAALGALIWVMAASVTVGGFCGLFLFDRRDNEKPPSCRPKSTI; from the exons ATGGCAGGAAGAAATAAGCAACACGATCACGGAAGCGAACCACGGGGGCCGCCGAACCCCGTCGACGCCCTCCGCCGACGCCTCACTTGGCTGTCCGTGTTTCCCCTGCTCTACCTCAGCGCAAGCGCCGCAGTCTACGCCTACAGGGAGCGCGGCGATCCCTGGAGTTTGGGCTTCGTGCTGTTCTCCTACTCCGACCTTCTGGCTCTCTTCTACTGCCTCGGCAGGTTCGAGCGGGCGGCGGAGGGGGAGGGCACGACGGAGCAGAGGCGGAGGCTGAAGGCGGTGATCTGGGCGCTGGCGGCGGCGCTCATGGCGGGGTTCAGCTTCAGGGTGTCGGCGGTCCTGCCGGCGGCTCTGGGGGCTCTCATCTGGGTGATGGCCGCCAGTGTGACGGTGGGCGGATTTTGCGGCCTCTTCTTGTTCGATCGGCGCGACAACGAGAAGCC CCCAAGTTGTAGGCCAAAGTCGACAATCTAA
- the LOC122016582 gene encoding uncharacterized protein LOC122016582 isoform X1, which yields MAGRNKQHDHGSEPRGPPNPVDALRRRLTWLSVFPLLYLSASAAVYAYRERGDPWSLGFVLFSYSDLLALFYCLGRFERAAEGEGTTEQRRRLKAVIWALAAALMAGFSFRVSAVLPAALGALIWVMAASVTVGGFCGLFLFDRRDNEKPSVGSKDDANPTVATNKISHVEHLHRVSKAIDESNRKTQVVGQSRQSNIGLESQHNHPSTTMVILSKDPYNDFRQSMLEMMDAKQQEEEGDKILESGFMEELLMRYLEFNDESVHKEILRAFSDLTSSFRFMAK from the exons ATGGCAGGAAGAAATAAGCAACACGATCACGGAAGCGAACCACGGGGGCCGCCGAACCCCGTCGACGCCCTCCGCCGACGCCTCACTTGGCTGTCCGTGTTTCCCCTGCTCTACCTCAGCGCAAGCGCCGCAGTCTACGCCTACAGGGAGCGCGGCGATCCCTGGAGTTTGGGCTTCGTGCTGTTCTCCTACTCCGACCTTCTGGCTCTCTTCTACTGCCTCGGCAGGTTCGAGCGGGCGGCGGAGGGGGAGGGCACGACGGAGCAGAGGCGGAGGCTGAAGGCGGTGATCTGGGCGCTGGCGGCGGCGCTCATGGCGGGGTTCAGCTTCAGGGTGTCGGCGGTCCTGCCGGCGGCTCTGGGGGCTCTCATCTGGGTGATGGCCGCCAGTGTGACGGTGGGCGGATTTTGCGGCCTCTTCTTGTTCGATCGGCGCGACAACGAGAAGCC ATCCGTTGGCTCTAAAGATGATGCCAATCCTACTGTCGCGACAAATAAAATCTCTCATGTTGAACACCTACATCGAGTATCAAAGGCTATCGATGAAAGTAATAGAAAGA CCCAAGTTGTAGGCCAAAGTCGACAATCTAATATCGGTTTGGAATCCCAACACAATCATCCTAGCACTACTATGGTTATATTATCAAAGGATCCATACAATGATTTTCGGCAATCGATGTTGGAGATGATGGATGCgaagcaacaagaagaagaaggggacaAAATATTGGAATCGGGTTTCATGGAGGAACTTCTCATGCGCTATTTAGAATTCAACGACGAGAGTGTGCATAAGGAAATTTTGAGGGCCTTCTCAGATCTAACATCTAGCTTTCGATTCATGGCTAAGTAG